In a single window of the Coffea eugenioides isolate CCC68of chromosome 3, Ceug_1.0, whole genome shotgun sequence genome:
- the LOC113766063 gene encoding beta-1,3-galactosyltransferase GALT1-like has translation MGESITSTAACISAAFDNIASTAQVVNEELWNEAKTYGDIQLMPFVDYYSLITWKTLAICVFGTQVVSAKFVMKTDDDAFVRVDEILASLNRINVSRGLLYGLINSDSHPHRSPDSKWYISPEVLTRFPRRRSQSLL, from the exons ATGGGAGAAAGTATCACAAGTACTGCTGCATGCATATCTGCAGCCTTTGAT AATATAGCATCAACAGCACAG GTGGTGAATGAGGAGCTATGGAACGAGGCGAAAACTTATGGTGACATCCAACTGATGCCATTTGTTGACTACTATAGCCTTATCACATGGAAGACTTTAGCTATATGCGTATTTGGG ACACAGGTTGTTTCAGCAAAATTTGTCATGAAGACAGACGATGATGCATTTGTTCGGGTGGATGAAATTTTGGCCTCCTTGAATAGGATTAATGTGAGCCGTGGTTTGCTTTATGGGCTCATTAATTCTGATTCACATCCTCATCGAAGTCCTGATAGCAAGTGGTACATTAGTCCTGAA GTTCTAACACGATtcccaagaagaagaagccagTCATTGCTGTGA